The Impatiens glandulifera chromosome 8, dImpGla2.1, whole genome shotgun sequence genome includes a window with the following:
- the LOC124913215 gene encoding uncharacterized mitochondrial protein AtMg00810-like has product MSESKPLNTPISYGSSLFRHDGDTLPEPILYGNIIGALQYLVHTRLELAFGFNRACQFIQSPTTTHWSIVKRLLRYLRHTPHHELLFHQTSSLDISSFTNFNWTGCPDDHRSTTGYCIFLGVNVIS; this is encoded by the coding sequence ATGAGTGAGTCAAAACCTCTTAATACTCCAATCTCTTATGGGTCATCTTTATTTCGCCATGATGGCGACACTCTTCCTGAACCAATTTTGTACGGCAACATTATTGGTGCTCTCCAATATTTGGTGCATACTCGACTTGAACTAGCATTTGGTTTCAACCGTGCATGCCAATTCATACAGTCTCCTACCACCACTCATTGGTCTATAGTAAAAAGATTACTCCGCTACCTTCGTCATACTCCTCATCATGAACTCCTCTTTCATCAAACATCTTCTCTCGATATATCTTCCTTTACTAACTTCAACTGGACTGGTTGTCCGGACGATCATCGCTCCACAACTGGCTACTGCATATTTCTTGGTGTCAATGTTATCTCTTAG